The stretch of DNA GAAGTAGTACGTCGATTCGCAGACCTCACACGACGCCGTCAGGTGTTTGCCGTGGCTGTGGAGTTTCCAGAGTTTCGTCTGTCCCTGTTCGAGTTCGAGCGTGACCGGGTGACCGCAGTCGGGAACCGTGCAGGGAAACCGGATGTACCAGTTCGGGACCGACAACGCACCCAGCGGCGCGAGTTCACTTCGCAGCCGACAGAGCAGATTGAAGATCGTAAACGAGAGGTTGTGCCGATCGATCACCACGCCCTCGATGTCGCTGACGAACCCGCGGCGACCGATCCCGTCGTCGTACAGCGGGAGGACCGGGATCCCCTTGGCCACGGCGTACCCCATCTCCTGGTTGATCCAGCGGTTCTCCACCGCGTCCTCGGTCAACACCGCGACGACGACGTCGCTGTTGGCCAGACGACCCTCGAGTCGCTTTCTCGATCGACCGGACTCGATCTCCTCCAGCGCGATATGTACGCCAAAGGGGAAGTTCTTCACTGTCGAGAACAGGTCCTGCACGAGTTCGAGATCGCCGGGCGCATGTGAAACGTACACCTGTTCTCCGGTCATTGAAGCGTCTACGATAAGCAGATGTATGAGTCATCATTAATCTATCTCTCCGTTCGTATTTAATTGCCGGTATATTCGCTTCGGTGATGTGTAACGGTGTCGAGAACGCGTTGCGAGAACTCGAGCTGGGAGAGGTCCGACCCCAGCCGCTCGAACCACTCCCGCTCGACGTACCACCACCCGCGGATCGCTCCGTCGGTCGTCGTCGACGTCGCCTCGAGACGGCCCGGCGTCCACGCCCGCTCGTCGCCGATCGACAGGAGGGCTCGTAACACGGCCCCGACCTCGTCGCTCGTGATCGCGGGCGCGTCGGAGACGACTTCGTACTCGAGTTCGAACCCGGCCCCGTCGTCGCCGGGCTGCTTGGTCCCGTCCATCCACGCGAACGACGTCACGTAGATGCCGTGGCTCATCAGTCGGTTCTCGAGCGCGACGCCGACGGACGGCTCCCCGGTCGGCGTCTCGTCCTCGCTGTCGGTCCCGTCGTCACTTCCGCTCCCGGACCCTGCTCCCTCGTTAGTCATACGCACTCGTTCGACGAGGACCGAGAAAAGTCGGTCGGCGCTGGCTTCGTGTTCGACGGTCGGCGTCGGGACCGCGTTCTCAGAGCGGCTCGACGAGATCCTCGAGCGCCGCTTCCGGATCGTCCGCCTTCGCGACCCCGCTGGCCAGCAGGACGCCCTCGGCACCGAGGTCGCCCGCGGCGACGACGTCGTCGCCCGTGCTGATGCCCGCGCCACAGAGAACCGACACCGCGGGATCGACGTTCGCGGCCGCCTCGACGGCGTCTTCGACGACGTCGGGGTCCGCCTGACTGACCGGCGTCCCGGTGCCGATGAGTTCCGGCGGTTCGACGGCGACGGCGTCCGGGCCGAGCGCCGCGGCTGCGCCGATCTGCGCCGGGTTGTTCGCACAGACGACCGTCTCGAGATCGGCCCGCTCGGCCGCTCGGACGGCACCGTCGATGGCGGCCAGTTTCAGCCGCCGCTCGGAGTGATTGATCAGTGTGCCGACCGCGCCGGCGTCGGCCGCGCTCTCGGCGAGCGCGTGACCGGTGTTGCTCCCGTGGTCGATCGGATCGACGTGCTGGGCCCACGTCTCCACGCCCGTTTCGGCGACGCGCTCGATGTGTGCCGCCTGCGGCGCGACGGCCAACCGAGCGTCAGTGGTCTCGTCGACGTCGCGAACGGCTTCCGCGACGGCGACCGGGTCACACGGATAGGTCTTCAGGTTGACGAGGACGAACATATCGGCAACCCCTCCCGCACGAAAGAAATAGCTTGCGAGTCGGCGACGACATCGGGATCGAGGACGGAGACAGCTCTCCGGTCAGTCCTTGCGCTTGACCACGTCACCCAGCGTGTAACTCCCCGTCGAGGAGCCGCCGGACCACTCGGAGTCGTCGCCGGCGCTTCCCTCGGCGCTCAGCGAGATCTCGAGGAAGGTCTCGAGTTTGGACTGGACGCGATCGCTCGGCAGCGTGTCGCCGCGTTCGATCTTGCGGATCAGACTCGCCTTCTCGTTGAGTTCGTTCGCGAGATCGGACTGGCTGAGCCCCTTGCTTTCGCGGGCGTTGCGGACGCGATCGTCGTAATCGGTCGCCAGCTCATCCATGTCGTCGAACATGTCCGAGCGGCGCGTACTCGAGCCGCCCGAACTCGAGGAACTCGCGCTCGAGCCGGTCGACCCGCCCCCGCTCGACGAGGACGAGGACGAGTTCGAACTCGTCGAGTACTTCGTCGACGTGCTCGAACTCGAGGTCTGTTTGACTTCAGTGCCGAAGTCCGTGCAGTTCGAACACACGTCTAGCTTCGCGCCCTCGACTTTGATGGTGTTCGGGGACGACGTCTCGGCCCCACACATCTCGCACTGAACCATGACGATTGCTATATCGCGGTAAGGGATAAAGTATGCGGCGTGGTTTCAACCCGTAGAAACACTCAGTTAGCGAGCGGAAACGGGGATTACTCGAGGGCGGCCCAGGAGTAGTAGAACCGCTGGAGCGCGGTCAGGTGGCCGACGACCGCGAGGAAGACCAGCAGCCAGCCGATCAGCGAGACCCCGCCCAGCGTCGTTCCCGCCAGCGGATAGGCGAGAAAGCCGGCGACGCCGATGATCGCCAGCCGGTCCGCTCGGCCGACGAGCCCGCCGTAGACCCGGTCGAGTCCGACCGCCTGTGCCTGCGTCCCCAGATACGAGGTCATCACGACGCCGGTCACCGCGGCGAAGCCGAGCAGGTAGTTCTCGAGCCCCGCGGCCAGTCCGGCGATGACGACGATGTCCGCGTACCTGTCGAGGACGTGATCCAGCAGGTCCCCGCCGGCCGACGCGACCTCCTGTTCTCGCGCGAGCGCGCCGTCGACGATGTCCAGCCAGCCGTTCAGGAAGACCAGCGCCGCGGCCACGGCGTACCAGACCGGCTCCTCGAGGCCGCCGAGTGCGAACGCCACCGCGGACAGGACCGCCATCCCGAACGCGATCACGCTCACGCCGTTGGGCGTCATGCCGACGCGGTCGAAACCCTTGACGAACGGATCGAGAAACCGCGAGACGTA from Natrinema salaciae encodes:
- a CDS encoding toll/interleukin-1 receptor domain-containing protein, with amino-acid sequence MTGEQVYVSHAPGDLELVQDLFSTVKNFPFGVHIALEEIESGRSRKRLEGRLANSDVVVAVLTEDAVENRWINQEMGYAVAKGIPVLPLYDDGIGRRGFVSDIEGVVIDRHNLSFTIFNLLCRLRSELAPLGALSVPNWYIRFPCTVPDCGHPVTLELEQGQTKLWKLHSHGKHLTASCEVCESTYYFNPATIGFVGREDGIAPQSSSQSRS
- the tpiA gene encoding triose-phosphate isomerase, whose product is MFVLVNLKTYPCDPVAVAEAVRDVDETTDARLAVAPQAAHIERVAETGVETWAQHVDPIDHGSNTGHALAESAADAGAVGTLINHSERRLKLAAIDGAVRAAERADLETVVCANNPAQIGAAAALGPDAVAVEPPELIGTGTPVSQADPDVVEDAVEAAANVDPAVSVLCGAGISTGDDVVAAGDLGAEGVLLASGVAKADDPEAALEDLVEPL
- a CDS encoding multiprotein bridging factor aMBF1, which produces MVQCEMCGAETSSPNTIKVEGAKLDVCSNCTDFGTEVKQTSSSSTSTKYSTSSNSSSSSSSGGGSTGSSASSSSSGGSSTRRSDMFDDMDELATDYDDRVRNARESKGLSQSDLANELNEKASLIRKIERGDTLPSDRVQSKLETFLEISLSAEGSAGDDSEWSGGSSTGSYTLGDVVKRKD
- a CDS encoding CDP-alcohol phosphatidyltransferase family protein, translated to MTLDKFRPYVSRFLDPFVKGFDRVGMTPNGVSVIAFGMAVLSAVAFALGGLEEPVWYAVAAALVFLNGWLDIVDGALAREQEVASAGGDLLDHVLDRYADIVVIAGLAAGLENYLLGFAAVTGVVMTSYLGTQAQAVGLDRVYGGLVGRADRLAIIGVAGFLAYPLAGTTLGGVSLIGWLLVFLAVVGHLTALQRFYYSWAALE